A window of the Lates calcarifer isolate ASB-BC8 linkage group LG18, TLL_Latcal_v3, whole genome shotgun sequence genome harbors these coding sequences:
- the dnai7 gene encoding dynein axonemal intermediate chain 7 isoform X1: protein MLLWLHRRSSFQFSFSMSSKKGRKLSKAQRAKQQEEEEARRLQEEEEARLQAEKEEKERLERERKEKELERLELKDRERREDELNELRHLLEENHTTVTKWKTDAVEKAKWERYMRCDGTPDPAVQQEMNTYISLWRDDPEVNITPVLKQCHLALQLVEELEALLRDVADPLEGQKYQGALINLQELIHSKHSLTTEEILKRASANIDTETGNMQTVVKDNNITLCLWANLKKNPRFKGLNFEEVGLGFELPKQLAVSDIAVRILHTHYDHLSLLARMAHLRIHTPSHRSLAGGNEVPVDIDLPEQGETKEEVVKDDNETQQQQADEEVQSIQGLEGRKSAASLQSRKNSPQPAEGQGSQIQTQMEAVGAEGDLTSTSLQLTMMDGSEHVQAVDLMQYSPLGGVFYYDVFHLPPQAHQVNDWEIRQVLNTGLQVFPYPTEKSSSDVDETLICPPVGVSVMLPDSVVFLETPQVARWDSAGKQWRMDGITDVSYEEENAKISFKMGSFQAFVLMQETYANLPFQSWELRPLGQDSAVFTVNGALIDLSITIQGDQCMLQSEREKGLSHLLGKWMSSPVLQRAMLNAGINIFVSEHTDKYVSTCAKDPLTEHAAYEQMALFASACAFSWSKWNAKCGAEHLVMQVCEHHGPGPVPRDSWSLYLLGAQRSQKLEITEKSEAFSPDHYPGSEFHSTFIHMLQDNMSTDGIVRTRESNYLFIDTVQSLLCATRPLVYS from the exons atgttgctatggttacatAGACGCTCGAGTTTTCAGTTCAGCTTCAGTATG TCATCCAAAAAGGGACGGAAGCTGTCCAAAGCTCAGAGGGCGAagcagcaggaagaagaggaggcgaGGAGGCTGCAAGAGGAAG aaGAAGCCCGACtacaggcagagaaagaggagaaggaaaggcttgaaagagagaggaaggagaaggagttAGAAAGGCTAGAATTAAAG GACAGAGAGCGCAGAGAGGATGAGCTGAATGAACTACGCCATCTACTGGAGGAGAATCATACCACAGTGACCAAATGGAAAACTGATGCTGTGGAGAAAGCcaag tggGAGAGGTACATGCGCTGTGATGGTACCCCTGACCCAGCAGTACAGCAGGAAATGAACACATATATCAGCTTATGGAGAGATGACCCAGAGGTCAATATCACACCTGTGCTCAAGCAATGTCATCTCGCTCTACAG CTAGTTGAGGAGCTGGAGGCTCTGCTCAGAGATGTTGCAGATCCACTAGAAGGCCAGAAGTACCAGGGGGCCCTCATCAATTTGCAGGAGCTAATCCACTCTAAACACAGCCTCACCACTGAGGAGATTCTCAAG AGGGCCAGTGCAAACATCGACACTGAAACAGGCAACATGCAGACCGTAGTGAAAGACAATAACATTACACTGTGTCTGTGGGCCAACCTTAAGAAGAATCCAAG GTTTAAAGGTTTAAACTTTGAAGAGGTGGGCCTTGGCTTTGAGCTTCCCAAGCAGCTGGCTGTGAGTGACATTGCTGTACGGATCCTCCACACACACTATGACCACCTGTCCTTGCTTGCCAGGATGGCTCACCTGAGAATACACACACCTAGCCACAG ATCTCTTGCAGGGGGTAATGAGGTTCCAGTAGACATAGATCTACCTGAGCAGGGGGAGACAAAAGAAGAGGTGGTGAAGGATGACAACGagacacaacagcaacaagcGGACGAGGAGGTGCAGTCCATTCAAGGATTAGAAGGCAGGAAg AGTGCAGCCAGTCTACAGTCGAGGAAAAACAGTCCCCAGCCTGCAGAAGGGCAAGGGAGCCAGATACAGACACAGATGGAGGCGGTTGGTG CAGAGGGGGACTTGACGTCTACCTCACTGCAGCTCACAATGATGGACGGCAGTGAGCATGTCCAGGCGGTGGACTTGATGCAGTACTCGCCTCTGGGTGGGGTCTTCTACTATGACGTGTTCCACCTCCCACCACAAGCCCACCAGGTCAATGACTGGGAAATCAGACAG GTGCTGAACACAGGGCTACAAGTGTTTCCCTACCCCACAGAGAAGTCCAGCTCGGATGTCGATGAGACCCTCATCTGCCCTCCTGTTGGGGTGTCTGTGATGCTGCCCGACTCTGTTGTCTTCTTGGAAACTCCCCAAGTAGCTCGTTGGGATTCTGCAG GTAAGCAGTGGAGGATGGACGGTATCACTGATGTGTCTTATGAGGAGGAAAACGCCAAGATCTCCTTTAAGATGGGCTCCTTCCAAGCTTTTGTGCTGATGCAGGAAACCTACGCCAACCTTCCCTTTCAGAGCTGGGAGCTCAGGCCACTGGGCCAAGactctgctgttttcacagtAAACGGAGCACTCATCGATCTCAGTATCACAATCCAG GGTGACCAGTGTATGTTGCAGTCAGAGCGGGAGAAAGGCCTCTCTCACCTGCTAGGAAAGTGGATGAGCAGCCCCGTTCTGCAGAGAGCCATGCTCAACGCAGGGATCAACATCTTCGTGAGCGAGCACACTGACAAATATGTCAGCACCTGTGCCAAG GACCCACTTACAGAACATGCTGCCTACGAGCAGATGGCCCTCTTTGCCTCTGCGTGCGCTTTCTCATGGAGCAAGTGGAACGCCAAATGTGGAGCTGAGCATCTGGTCATGCAG GTGTGCGAGCACCATGGGCCCGGCCCGGTGCCCAGGGACTCGTGGAGTCTCTACCTACTGGGAGCTCAGAGGAGTCAGAAGCTGGAAATTACAGAGAAGAGTGAAGCTTTCTCTCCAGACCATTATCCTGGCAGTGAGTTTCACTCAACCTTCATTCACATGCTGCAGGACAACATGAGCACTGATGGCATAGTGAGGACCAGAGAGTCTAATTATCTGTTCATTGATACAGTACAGAGTCTGCTCTGTGCCACCAGGCCCCTCGTGTATTCTTAA
- the dnai7 gene encoding dynein axonemal intermediate chain 7 isoform X2 — MLLWLHRRSSFQFSFSMSSKKGRKLSKAQRAKQQEEEEARRLQEEEEARLQAEKEEKERLERERKEKELERLELKDRERREDELNELRHLLEENHTTVTKWKTDAVEKAKWERYMRCDGTPDPAVQQEMNTYISLWRDDPEVNITPVLKQCHLALQLVEELEALLRDVADPLEGQKYQGALINLQELIHSKHSLTTEEILKRASANIDTETGNMQTVVKDNNITLCLWANLKKNPRFKGLNFEEVGLGFELPKQLAVSDIAVRILHTHYDHLSLLARMAHLRIHTPSHRSLAGGNEVPVDIDLPEQGETKEEVVKDDNETQQQQADEEVQSIQGLEGRKSAASLQSRKNSPQPAEGQGSQIQTQMEAVGEGDLTSTSLQLTMMDGSEHVQAVDLMQYSPLGGVFYYDVFHLPPQAHQVNDWEIRQVLNTGLQVFPYPTEKSSSDVDETLICPPVGVSVMLPDSVVFLETPQVARWDSAGKQWRMDGITDVSYEEENAKISFKMGSFQAFVLMQETYANLPFQSWELRPLGQDSAVFTVNGALIDLSITIQGDQCMLQSEREKGLSHLLGKWMSSPVLQRAMLNAGINIFVSEHTDKYVSTCAKDPLTEHAAYEQMALFASACAFSWSKWNAKCGAEHLVMQVCEHHGPGPVPRDSWSLYLLGAQRSQKLEITEKSEAFSPDHYPGSEFHSTFIHMLQDNMSTDGIVRTRESNYLFIDTVQSLLCATRPLVYS, encoded by the exons atgttgctatggttacatAGACGCTCGAGTTTTCAGTTCAGCTTCAGTATG TCATCCAAAAAGGGACGGAAGCTGTCCAAAGCTCAGAGGGCGAagcagcaggaagaagaggaggcgaGGAGGCTGCAAGAGGAAG aaGAAGCCCGACtacaggcagagaaagaggagaaggaaaggcttgaaagagagaggaaggagaaggagttAGAAAGGCTAGAATTAAAG GACAGAGAGCGCAGAGAGGATGAGCTGAATGAACTACGCCATCTACTGGAGGAGAATCATACCACAGTGACCAAATGGAAAACTGATGCTGTGGAGAAAGCcaag tggGAGAGGTACATGCGCTGTGATGGTACCCCTGACCCAGCAGTACAGCAGGAAATGAACACATATATCAGCTTATGGAGAGATGACCCAGAGGTCAATATCACACCTGTGCTCAAGCAATGTCATCTCGCTCTACAG CTAGTTGAGGAGCTGGAGGCTCTGCTCAGAGATGTTGCAGATCCACTAGAAGGCCAGAAGTACCAGGGGGCCCTCATCAATTTGCAGGAGCTAATCCACTCTAAACACAGCCTCACCACTGAGGAGATTCTCAAG AGGGCCAGTGCAAACATCGACACTGAAACAGGCAACATGCAGACCGTAGTGAAAGACAATAACATTACACTGTGTCTGTGGGCCAACCTTAAGAAGAATCCAAG GTTTAAAGGTTTAAACTTTGAAGAGGTGGGCCTTGGCTTTGAGCTTCCCAAGCAGCTGGCTGTGAGTGACATTGCTGTACGGATCCTCCACACACACTATGACCACCTGTCCTTGCTTGCCAGGATGGCTCACCTGAGAATACACACACCTAGCCACAG ATCTCTTGCAGGGGGTAATGAGGTTCCAGTAGACATAGATCTACCTGAGCAGGGGGAGACAAAAGAAGAGGTGGTGAAGGATGACAACGagacacaacagcaacaagcGGACGAGGAGGTGCAGTCCATTCAAGGATTAGAAGGCAGGAAg AGTGCAGCCAGTCTACAGTCGAGGAAAAACAGTCCCCAGCCTGCAGAAGGGCAAGGGAGCCAGATACAGACACAGATGGAGGCGGTTGGTG AGGGGGACTTGACGTCTACCTCACTGCAGCTCACAATGATGGACGGCAGTGAGCATGTCCAGGCGGTGGACTTGATGCAGTACTCGCCTCTGGGTGGGGTCTTCTACTATGACGTGTTCCACCTCCCACCACAAGCCCACCAGGTCAATGACTGGGAAATCAGACAG GTGCTGAACACAGGGCTACAAGTGTTTCCCTACCCCACAGAGAAGTCCAGCTCGGATGTCGATGAGACCCTCATCTGCCCTCCTGTTGGGGTGTCTGTGATGCTGCCCGACTCTGTTGTCTTCTTGGAAACTCCCCAAGTAGCTCGTTGGGATTCTGCAG GTAAGCAGTGGAGGATGGACGGTATCACTGATGTGTCTTATGAGGAGGAAAACGCCAAGATCTCCTTTAAGATGGGCTCCTTCCAAGCTTTTGTGCTGATGCAGGAAACCTACGCCAACCTTCCCTTTCAGAGCTGGGAGCTCAGGCCACTGGGCCAAGactctgctgttttcacagtAAACGGAGCACTCATCGATCTCAGTATCACAATCCAG GGTGACCAGTGTATGTTGCAGTCAGAGCGGGAGAAAGGCCTCTCTCACCTGCTAGGAAAGTGGATGAGCAGCCCCGTTCTGCAGAGAGCCATGCTCAACGCAGGGATCAACATCTTCGTGAGCGAGCACACTGACAAATATGTCAGCACCTGTGCCAAG GACCCACTTACAGAACATGCTGCCTACGAGCAGATGGCCCTCTTTGCCTCTGCGTGCGCTTTCTCATGGAGCAAGTGGAACGCCAAATGTGGAGCTGAGCATCTGGTCATGCAG GTGTGCGAGCACCATGGGCCCGGCCCGGTGCCCAGGGACTCGTGGAGTCTCTACCTACTGGGAGCTCAGAGGAGTCAGAAGCTGGAAATTACAGAGAAGAGTGAAGCTTTCTCTCCAGACCATTATCCTGGCAGTGAGTTTCACTCAACCTTCATTCACATGCTGCAGGACAACATGAGCACTGATGGCATAGTGAGGACCAGAGAGTCTAATTATCTGTTCATTGATACAGTACAGAGTCTGCTCTGTGCCACCAGGCCCCTCGTGTATTCTTAA
- the lyrm5a gene encoding LYR motif-containing protein 5A, which produces MANPFRGEVIKLYKNLLYLGREYPKGPVYFRERLKSAFMKNKDETDPEKIKKLVARGEFVIKELEALYFLRKYRTMKKRYYEPEE; this is translated from the exons ATGGCCAACCCTTTCAGGGGTGAGGTTATCAAACTCTACAAAAAT CTGCTGTATCTTGGTCGTGAGTATCCCAAAGGACCAGTATATTTCAGAGAGCGCCTGAAGTCAGCCTTCATGAAGAATAAAGACGAGACGGACCCTGAGAAGATCAAAAAGCTGGTGGCCCGGGGCGAGTTTGTCATCAAGGAGCTGGAGGCTCTTTATTTCCTCAGGAAATATCGAACCATGAAGAAGAGGTATTATGAACCAGAAGAATAA
- the LOC108899790 gene encoding sodium-coupled monocarboxylate transporter 1, which produces MHRDLHLFTEDCLSANSVNNSLNNYISSFGVTSTKMSGGSPAAGSLMVADYVVFALMLLVSAAVGVYYAWVSRGRGNSKDFLTGSRKLTALPVSMSLTASFMSSTTLLANPAEVYRYGAIFLLFGVSYVLAMVVTSELFLPFFYRLSLTSTYEYLELRFNRATRLLGTVVFMIQAILYTGIIIYGPALALQQVIDMDLWGGIISTGAVCILYCTLAENTSDRLILDLDIFDINPLRRHTFWTMITGGTFGWVAIYGVHQAQVQRYVSCKSITHARIALYINLVGLCSFLLCSVFAGMCLYSIYKDCDPWTAGHVSAPDELMPYLVVDIFTGYPGLKGLFFAAVYSGSLSTVSSSINALAAVTLEDLIKPYTNMSEKHLTWVSKGLSFFYGVVCITMAGLASLMGGMMQAGAVISGITLGPLLGLFTLGILCPFANSKGGLSGLVTGLVAALAFCLASLISPPIPEMTRPLPMTTEGCNFATGDSLNWTSTALPTEPSTITTAPIQNSDGIHLLTDKWQSPSYLYLSVIGTATAFIVGLMVSLFTGGWKERVDLRLTLMREDTTIYHIFKFFKGKVMRRTEEFDLTKNREEKSGNTNPAFYDTEMDSTISSIPK; this is translated from the exons ATGCACAGAGATCTCCATTTATTCACAGAGGACTGTCTGAGTGCAAACAGTGTGAATAACTCTCTGAACAATTATATTTCTAGTTTTGGTGTGACTTCTACTAAAATGTCAGGAGGCTCTCCGGCAGCTGGCTCCTTAATGGTAGCAGATTATGTGGTGTTTGCTCTCATGCTGTTGGTGTCCGCTGCTGTCGGGGTCTACTACGCCTGGgtcagcagaggcagaggaaactCCAAGGACTTCTTAACTGGGTCTCGCAAACTGACAGCCTTGCCTGTCTCCATGTCCTTGACTGCCAGCTTCATGTCATCCACCACACTGCTGGCCAACCCAGCTGAG GTGTACCGCTACGGAGCCATCTTTCTATTGTTCGGTGTCTCCTATGTATTGGCGATGGTGGTCACATCTGAGCTCTTTCTCCCATTCTTCTATAGACTGTCTCTCACCAGCACTTACGAG TATCTGGAGCTGCGTTTCAACAGAGCAACCCGTCTGCTGGGAACTGTGGTATTCATGATTCAGGCA ATCCTCTACACTGGAATCATCATTTATGGCCCAGCTCTGGCTTTACAGCAAG TTATTGATATGGATCTGTGGGGTGGCATCATTTCAACAGGCGCTGTCTGCATTCTGTACTGTACattg GCAGAGAACACCTCTGATCGGCTGATATTGGATTTGGATAT CTTTGACATAAACCCTTTGAGGAGACACACTTTTTGGACCATGATTACTGGAGGGACCTTTGGTTGGGTTGCAATCTACGGGGTCCACCAAGCCCAGGTCCAGAGATATGTCTCCTGCAAAAGCATCACTCATGCCAGAAT agCTCTATACATCAACCTGGTAGGTCTGTGTTCCTTCCTGCTGTGCTCAGTGTTTGCAGGAATGTGCCTCTACTCAATCTATAAGGACTGTGACCCATGGACCGCTGGACATGTCTCTGCTCCTGATGAG TTGATGCCGTATTTGGTGGTGGACATCTTTACAGGTTATCCTGGCCTTAAAGGACTATTTTTTGCAGCAGTATATAGTGGCTCTCTAAG CACAGTGTCTTCAAGCATTAATGCACTAGCAGCAGTGACACTAGAGGATCTGATCAAGCCATACACTAACATGTCGGAGAAACACCTGACCTGGGTGTCCAAAGGACTGA GTTTCTTTTATGGAGTTGTATGCATTACTATGGCTGGACTAGCCTCGCTCATGGGAGGGATGATGCAG GCAGGTGCTGTCATCAGTGGTATCACTCTAGGTCCTTTACTTGGCCTATTCACACTGGGTATCCTCTGTCCATTTGCCAATTCCAAA GGAGGTTTGTCAGGTCTAGTGACTGGGTTAGTGGCGGCCTTAGCTTTCTGCCTTGCATCCCTGATATCCCCTCCCATTCCTGAGATGACCCGACCTCTGCCAATGACCACTGAGGGCTGTAACTTCGCCACTGGTGACAGCCTCAACTGGACCTCCACGGCTCTGCCGACAGAACCAAGCACCATCACCACTGCCCCCATACAGAACAGTGATGGCAT ACATCTGCTGACAGACAAATGGCAGTCTCCTTCCTATCTTTACCTCAGTGTCATTGGAACTGCAACTGCTTTCATTGTGGGATTGATGGTCAGCCTCTTTACAG GAGGCTGGAAGGAGAGAGTGGACTTGAGGCTTACGTTAATGAGAGAAGACACAACTATCTATCACATATTCAAGTTCTTCAAAGGCAAA GTCATGAGACGAACAGAGGAGTTTGACCTGAcaaagaacagagaggagaaatcTGGCAACACAAATCCTGCTTTCTATGACACTGAAATGGATTCAACAATAAGTAGTATTCCCAAATGA